The Ciconia boyciana chromosome 2, ASM3463844v1, whole genome shotgun sequence genome has a segment encoding these proteins:
- the ADNP2 gene encoding activity-dependent neuroprotector homeobox protein 2 isoform X1 gives MFQIPVQNLDNIRKARKKVKGILVDLGLDSCRELLKNLKSFDPGEKHFCNTSWSDVSPWESVGKRKRYRTKPYCCSLCKFSSKLLTSFKNHLHRYHEDEMDQELVVPCPKCAFASDPKIVGKHIRMFHSSNKRIQNYTVSILDGMKQFRSDIINFTCLKCHFTDTLYYNMKKHVLMNHFQNLISTYFGQKPDESKENSIEHYCKKCNASANSQDSLMYHVLTAETHRDLENKLRSVISEHIKKPGLVKQMHIAPKPPQGVAVAAPSAGPATAPAGSVTAPACIQLAFPQNNQNQSVVQPKAVQNTVRSLTVPSASGSVPHTTSAPVATPSHVTLVSSNLPLGQNNVNIQPSPSQPIIVSHRLPLNQPVTAGTVPLNHSVGTVNRTVAPTVLPLNQPVRPGLFPINHPIGTINGPVAAGTLPVTQPVSPVNQPVAPGVLPVNRPVAPGVLSVNQSLANVNRPIGPRVLPVAQTVASGVLQLNQPVASGVVPVRQPVRPGFLQLNQPVAPAVILVNQPVQPAVSQNTTFLTAGSILRQLIPTGKQVNGIPTYTLAPVSVTLPVPPGGGVATVTPPQVPNQLMQSGTVTQLSQSPAGAPSPPVVLTSPNILLQASPPGPETSQAIRQAKQWKTCPVCNELFPSNVYQVHMEVAHKHGEVKMEETAEPDKLAACAPFLRWMTEKTVRCFSCKCFLCEEELMKHLLMHGLACLFCTVTFHDLKSLVEHNKATHNGKKQLHADYSNRGFQLGNDAQGDLVFPHFDFSTVLPKEDIGEREVHLAVLAGLNSRTLVPVYIKVKPQTAEVNSRCNKKVLTCPFCFGTFVSKETYEMHLKERHHIMPTVHTILKSPAFKCIHCCGVYTGNMTLTAIAVHLLRCRSAPKDSNSSVKMQLERTEKKELLFVNGEKHDSVILKRKQSDSCFVAEDQRNKEQQPLSLSTGIALSPEKVNSGVVPFKRQKINTRTEMKKLPSSEGLRILAVDPKQYDHNSYEAQKQFLTDYFHERPYPSKKEMELLSSLLYAWKIDVASFFGKRRNICLKAINSHKPSVLLGFSMSELKNIKHSLNIKDESLDT, from the coding sequence agaTACAGAACAAAGCCGTACTGCTGTAGCTTATGCAAGTTCTCGTCAAAATTGCTTACTTCATTCAAGAATCACTTGCACCGTTACCATGAGGATGAAATGGACCAAGAGCTGGTGGTTCCTTGCCCAAAATGTGCATTTGCTTCTGATCCCAAAATAGTGGGAAAACATATCCGGATGTTTCATTCATCTAATAAAAGAATACAGAACTATACAGTCAGCATTTTGGATGGCATGAAACAATTCAGGAGTGACATCATAAACTTTACATGTCTAAAATGTCACTTTACAGACACATTGTATTACAATATGAAGAAACATGTGCTGATGAACCATTTTCAAAACTTAATAAGTACATATTTTGGCCAGAAACCTGATGAAAGTAAAGAGAATTCTATTGAGCACTactgtaaaaaatgtaatgcttCTGCAAACAGCCAAGATTCTTTAATGTATCATGTCTTGACAGCTGAAACACACCGAGACCTGGAAAACAAACTTCGGTCTGTGATTTCAGAACATATTAAGAAACCAGGACTCGTGAAACAAATGCATATTGCTCCAAAGCCTCCCCAAGGTGTGGCAGTGGCGGCTCCATCTGCAGGACCTGCCACTGCCCCAGCAGGTTCCGTCACAGCTCCGGCTTGCATCCAGCTTGCATTTCCACAGAATAATCAAAATCAGAGTGTGGTGCAGCCAAAAGCAGTTCAAAACACGGTCAGGTCACTGACTGTTCCAAGTGCCTCTGGTAGCGTTCCACATACAACTTCTGCTCCGGTTGCTACCCCGTCGCATGTTACTCTTGTATCTAGTAATCTTCCTCTAGGTCAGAATAATGTTAATATTCAGccatcaccttcccagcctATCATTGTTTCCCACAGGCTCCCCCTTAATCAGCCTGTGACAGCTGGAACTGTTCCTCTTAATCATTCTGTTGGGACCGTAAATAGAACTGTGGCCCCCACAGTTCTTCCTCTTAATCAACCTGTCAGGCCTGGGCTCTTTCCTATTAATCATCCCATTGGTACTATAAATGGTCCGGTTGCAGCTGGAACACTACCTGTTACACAGCCTGTCAGCCCTGTGAATCAACCGGTTGCGCCAGGAGTCCTCCCTGTGAATCGACCGGTTGCACCAGGAGTTCTCTCTGTCAACCAATCACTTGCTAATGTGAATAGACCCATTGGTCCCAGGGTCCTTCCTGTGGCGCAGACAGTTGCGTCAGGGGTTCTCCAGCTTAACCAGCCTGTTGCCTCTGGCGTTGTTCCTGTCAGACAGCCTGTCAGACCGGGGTTTCTTCAGCTTAATCAACCTGTTGCCCCAGCAGTTATCCTAGTAAATCAGCCAGTTCAACCTGCAGTTTCtcaaaacacaacttttttgACTGCAGGTTCCATACTTAGGCAGTTGATTCCAACTGGTAAGCAAGTTAATGGGATACCTACGTACACGCTTGCCCCCGTTTCAGTTACTTTGCCGGTACCTCCTGGTGGTGGAGTAGCAACTGTTACGCCACCACAAGTGCCCAACCAACTAATGCAGTCTGGGACAGTAACTCAGTTGTCCCAGTCACCGGCTGGTGCACCCTCTCCTCCAGTGGTTTTAACGTCTCCGAATATATTGTTACAAGCCTCCCCACCTGGTCCTGAAACAAGTCAGGCTATCAGACAGGCTAAGCAGTGGAAGACTTGCCCTGTTTGCAACGAGCTTTTCCCATCAAATGTCTACCAGGTGCACATGGAGGTGGCCCACAAACATGGGGAAGTAAAAATGGAGGAAACCGCAGAACCTGACAAACTTGCAGCTTGCGCGCCCTTTCTGAGGTGGATGACGGAAAAGACAGTCCGCTGTTTCTCTTGTAAATGCTTTCTCTGTGAGGAAGAGCTCATGAAACATCTCTTGATGCATGGCTTAGCTTGCTTGTTTTGCACAGTTACTTTCCATGACTTAAAAAGCCTTGTGGAGCACAATAAAGCTACACACAATGGTAAAAAGCAGTTACATGCAGATTATAGCAACAGAGGATTTCAGCTAGGTAATGATGCTCAGGGTGACCTTGTATTTCCACACTTTGATTTTAGTACAGTGTTACCAAAAGAAGACATTGGTGAAAGAGAAGTACATTTGGCAGTGCTTGCTGGACTAAATTCAAGGACACTTGTCCCTGTTTACATCAAAGTGAAACCTCAGACAGCAGAAGTGAACAGTAGATGCAACAAAAAAGTGTTAACCTGTCCCTTTTGCTTTGGTACGTTTGTTAGTAAAGAAACCtatgaaatgcatttgaaagaGCGGCATCATATAATGCCAACTGTACATACAATTTTAAAGTCTCCTGCTTTCAAGTGCATCCACTGTTGTGGTGTGTACACTGGAAATATGACTCTGACAGCTATTGCTGTACACTTGCTCCGTTGTAGAAGTGCTCCCAAAGACAGCAACTCAAGTGTGAAGATGCAGCTTGAGCGTACTGAGAAGAAAGAGCTGCTGTTTGTGAATGGTGAAAAGCATGACTCTGTgatactgaaaagaaagcagtcGGATTCCTGCTTTGTTGCGGAAGACCAAAGGAATAAGGAACAGCAGCCTCTGAGCTTAAGTACTGGCATAGCTCTATCTCCAGAAAAAGTGAATTCAGGGGTAGTGCCTTTCAAACGACAAAAGATTAATACTAGGACTGAGATGAAGAAGCTTCCTTCTAGTGAGGGTCTTCGCATTCTAGCAGTAGATCCTAAACAGTATGATCACAATTCGTATGAGGCTCAAAAACAGTTTTTGACAGACTACTTTCATGAGAGGCCATATCCTTCTAAAAAAGAGATGGAATTACTTTCCTCACTGTTATATGCGTGGAAAATTGATGTTGCATCATTCTTTGGAAAAAGGAGGAATATATGCTTAAAGGCGATAAATAGTCACAAACCATCTGTGCTGCTGGGTTTCAGTATGTCTGAACTAAAAAATATTAAGCACAGTTTGAATATAAAAGATGAATCATTAGATACGTAA
- the ADNP2 gene encoding activity-dependent neuroprotector homeobox protein 2 isoform X2 — translation MDQELVVPCPKCAFASDPKIVGKHIRMFHSSNKRIQNYTVSILDGMKQFRSDIINFTCLKCHFTDTLYYNMKKHVLMNHFQNLISTYFGQKPDESKENSIEHYCKKCNASANSQDSLMYHVLTAETHRDLENKLRSVISEHIKKPGLVKQMHIAPKPPQGVAVAAPSAGPATAPAGSVTAPACIQLAFPQNNQNQSVVQPKAVQNTVRSLTVPSASGSVPHTTSAPVATPSHVTLVSSNLPLGQNNVNIQPSPSQPIIVSHRLPLNQPVTAGTVPLNHSVGTVNRTVAPTVLPLNQPVRPGLFPINHPIGTINGPVAAGTLPVTQPVSPVNQPVAPGVLPVNRPVAPGVLSVNQSLANVNRPIGPRVLPVAQTVASGVLQLNQPVASGVVPVRQPVRPGFLQLNQPVAPAVILVNQPVQPAVSQNTTFLTAGSILRQLIPTGKQVNGIPTYTLAPVSVTLPVPPGGGVATVTPPQVPNQLMQSGTVTQLSQSPAGAPSPPVVLTSPNILLQASPPGPETSQAIRQAKQWKTCPVCNELFPSNVYQVHMEVAHKHGEVKMEETAEPDKLAACAPFLRWMTEKTVRCFSCKCFLCEEELMKHLLMHGLACLFCTVTFHDLKSLVEHNKATHNGKKQLHADYSNRGFQLGNDAQGDLVFPHFDFSTVLPKEDIGEREVHLAVLAGLNSRTLVPVYIKVKPQTAEVNSRCNKKVLTCPFCFGTFVSKETYEMHLKERHHIMPTVHTILKSPAFKCIHCCGVYTGNMTLTAIAVHLLRCRSAPKDSNSSVKMQLERTEKKELLFVNGEKHDSVILKRKQSDSCFVAEDQRNKEQQPLSLSTGIALSPEKVNSGVVPFKRQKINTRTEMKKLPSSEGLRILAVDPKQYDHNSYEAQKQFLTDYFHERPYPSKKEMELLSSLLYAWKIDVASFFGKRRNICLKAINSHKPSVLLGFSMSELKNIKHSLNIKDESLDT, via the coding sequence ATGGACCAAGAGCTGGTGGTTCCTTGCCCAAAATGTGCATTTGCTTCTGATCCCAAAATAGTGGGAAAACATATCCGGATGTTTCATTCATCTAATAAAAGAATACAGAACTATACAGTCAGCATTTTGGATGGCATGAAACAATTCAGGAGTGACATCATAAACTTTACATGTCTAAAATGTCACTTTACAGACACATTGTATTACAATATGAAGAAACATGTGCTGATGAACCATTTTCAAAACTTAATAAGTACATATTTTGGCCAGAAACCTGATGAAAGTAAAGAGAATTCTATTGAGCACTactgtaaaaaatgtaatgcttCTGCAAACAGCCAAGATTCTTTAATGTATCATGTCTTGACAGCTGAAACACACCGAGACCTGGAAAACAAACTTCGGTCTGTGATTTCAGAACATATTAAGAAACCAGGACTCGTGAAACAAATGCATATTGCTCCAAAGCCTCCCCAAGGTGTGGCAGTGGCGGCTCCATCTGCAGGACCTGCCACTGCCCCAGCAGGTTCCGTCACAGCTCCGGCTTGCATCCAGCTTGCATTTCCACAGAATAATCAAAATCAGAGTGTGGTGCAGCCAAAAGCAGTTCAAAACACGGTCAGGTCACTGACTGTTCCAAGTGCCTCTGGTAGCGTTCCACATACAACTTCTGCTCCGGTTGCTACCCCGTCGCATGTTACTCTTGTATCTAGTAATCTTCCTCTAGGTCAGAATAATGTTAATATTCAGccatcaccttcccagcctATCATTGTTTCCCACAGGCTCCCCCTTAATCAGCCTGTGACAGCTGGAACTGTTCCTCTTAATCATTCTGTTGGGACCGTAAATAGAACTGTGGCCCCCACAGTTCTTCCTCTTAATCAACCTGTCAGGCCTGGGCTCTTTCCTATTAATCATCCCATTGGTACTATAAATGGTCCGGTTGCAGCTGGAACACTACCTGTTACACAGCCTGTCAGCCCTGTGAATCAACCGGTTGCGCCAGGAGTCCTCCCTGTGAATCGACCGGTTGCACCAGGAGTTCTCTCTGTCAACCAATCACTTGCTAATGTGAATAGACCCATTGGTCCCAGGGTCCTTCCTGTGGCGCAGACAGTTGCGTCAGGGGTTCTCCAGCTTAACCAGCCTGTTGCCTCTGGCGTTGTTCCTGTCAGACAGCCTGTCAGACCGGGGTTTCTTCAGCTTAATCAACCTGTTGCCCCAGCAGTTATCCTAGTAAATCAGCCAGTTCAACCTGCAGTTTCtcaaaacacaacttttttgACTGCAGGTTCCATACTTAGGCAGTTGATTCCAACTGGTAAGCAAGTTAATGGGATACCTACGTACACGCTTGCCCCCGTTTCAGTTACTTTGCCGGTACCTCCTGGTGGTGGAGTAGCAACTGTTACGCCACCACAAGTGCCCAACCAACTAATGCAGTCTGGGACAGTAACTCAGTTGTCCCAGTCACCGGCTGGTGCACCCTCTCCTCCAGTGGTTTTAACGTCTCCGAATATATTGTTACAAGCCTCCCCACCTGGTCCTGAAACAAGTCAGGCTATCAGACAGGCTAAGCAGTGGAAGACTTGCCCTGTTTGCAACGAGCTTTTCCCATCAAATGTCTACCAGGTGCACATGGAGGTGGCCCACAAACATGGGGAAGTAAAAATGGAGGAAACCGCAGAACCTGACAAACTTGCAGCTTGCGCGCCCTTTCTGAGGTGGATGACGGAAAAGACAGTCCGCTGTTTCTCTTGTAAATGCTTTCTCTGTGAGGAAGAGCTCATGAAACATCTCTTGATGCATGGCTTAGCTTGCTTGTTTTGCACAGTTACTTTCCATGACTTAAAAAGCCTTGTGGAGCACAATAAAGCTACACACAATGGTAAAAAGCAGTTACATGCAGATTATAGCAACAGAGGATTTCAGCTAGGTAATGATGCTCAGGGTGACCTTGTATTTCCACACTTTGATTTTAGTACAGTGTTACCAAAAGAAGACATTGGTGAAAGAGAAGTACATTTGGCAGTGCTTGCTGGACTAAATTCAAGGACACTTGTCCCTGTTTACATCAAAGTGAAACCTCAGACAGCAGAAGTGAACAGTAGATGCAACAAAAAAGTGTTAACCTGTCCCTTTTGCTTTGGTACGTTTGTTAGTAAAGAAACCtatgaaatgcatttgaaagaGCGGCATCATATAATGCCAACTGTACATACAATTTTAAAGTCTCCTGCTTTCAAGTGCATCCACTGTTGTGGTGTGTACACTGGAAATATGACTCTGACAGCTATTGCTGTACACTTGCTCCGTTGTAGAAGTGCTCCCAAAGACAGCAACTCAAGTGTGAAGATGCAGCTTGAGCGTACTGAGAAGAAAGAGCTGCTGTTTGTGAATGGTGAAAAGCATGACTCTGTgatactgaaaagaaagcagtcGGATTCCTGCTTTGTTGCGGAAGACCAAAGGAATAAGGAACAGCAGCCTCTGAGCTTAAGTACTGGCATAGCTCTATCTCCAGAAAAAGTGAATTCAGGGGTAGTGCCTTTCAAACGACAAAAGATTAATACTAGGACTGAGATGAAGAAGCTTCCTTCTAGTGAGGGTCTTCGCATTCTAGCAGTAGATCCTAAACAGTATGATCACAATTCGTATGAGGCTCAAAAACAGTTTTTGACAGACTACTTTCATGAGAGGCCATATCCTTCTAAAAAAGAGATGGAATTACTTTCCTCACTGTTATATGCGTGGAAAATTGATGTTGCATCATTCTTTGGAAAAAGGAGGAATATATGCTTAAAGGCGATAAATAGTCACAAACCATCTGTGCTGCTGGGTTTCAGTATGTCTGAACTAAAAAATATTAAGCACAGTTTGAATATAAAAGATGAATCATTAGATACGTAA